The nucleotide window CCTCGGTCACCGAGGTCATCGTCCGACGCTCCTTTCCGCGGTGGGCCGTCGAGGGGTGGGGCCGCCGGCCGTCGCCGGGGCGTCGCCGGACATCAGCCACCGGTAGCGCTCCTCGCGGTCGAGGAGTTCGCGGTGGGTGCCCACGGCGGTGATCCGGCCGCCGTCCAGCAGCGCCACCCGGTCGGCGAGCAGCACGGTGGACGGCCGGTGCGCCACCACCAGCGCGGTGGTGGTCGCCAGCACCTCCCGAAGCGCCGCCTCCACCAGGGACTCGGTGTGCACGTCGAGCGCGGAGAGCGGGTCGTCCAGCACCAGGAAGCGCGGACGGCCCACCACCGCCCGGGCCAGCGCCAGCCGTTGCCGCTGCCCGCCGGACAGGCTCAGCCCTTGCTCGCCCACCTGGGTCTGCACGCCCCGCGGCAGCGCGTGGACGAAGTCGCACTGGGCGATCCGCAGCGCCCGCAGCAGATCCTCCTCGTCCGCGTCGGCGGCGCCCATCAGCACGTTCTCCCGCACGCTGGCGGAGAACAGGGTGGGCTCCTCGAACGCGGTGGCCACCAGCGAACGCAGCTCGGCCGGGTCGAGCGCGGCCACGTCCACCCCGTCCAGGGTGATCCGGCCGCCGGTGGCCTCGTAGAGCCGGGGGATCAGCGAGGTCAGCGTCGTCTTGCCGGAGCCGGTGGTGCCCACCAGCGCCATCGTCTCGCCGCCGGCGACGTGCAGATCGACCCCGGTGAGCAGATCCGGGGTGCCTGCCGGGGCGTCGGGGTAACGGAACCGGACCCCGGCGAAACGTATCCCCCGGTCCGTGGCGGGGGCGGCGGACGGGGCCGGCGCGGCGGTGACGGCGGGCGGCACCGGGGCGTCCAGCACCTCGAAGAAACGATCCGCCGCGGTGGCCGCCTCGTTGCTCACCGACAACAGCCACCCCAGCGACTCCACCGGCCAGCGCAGCGCGAGCCCGGTGGACAGGAACGCCACCAAGGTGCCCGCCGACAACCGCCCGTCGGCCACCTGGTAGACCCCGAACACCAGCGCCGCGCCGAGCGCCGCGTCCGGCAGCGCCGTCACCAGCGCCCACAGATCGGCCAGCAACCGGGCCTTGCGCAGCTCGGTGCCGCGCAGCTCACGGGCCTGCCGGCGGAACGCCCGGGCCTGGCTGCGATGGCGCCCGAACGCCTTGACGATCCGGATGCCCAGCACCGACTCCTCGACCAGCGTGGTCAGATCGCCGATCTGGTCCTGCGCCTGCCGGGTGGCCAGCGCGTACCGGGACTCGAAGTACGAGCAGAGCACCACCAGCGGCACCACCGGCGCCAGCAGCACCAGCCCCAGCGACCAGCGCTGCGCCAGCAGGACGCCGAACCCCACCACGATCGTGGTGCCGTTGACGGCCAGGAAGACCAGCGGGAACGTCAGGAACTGCCGCACCAGCTGGAGGTCGTTGGTGGCCCGGGAGAGCAACTGGCCCGAACCCCAGCGGTCGTGGAAGGCCACCGGGAGCCGCTGGAGCCGGTGGTAGAGGTCGGCCCGCATCCGGGCCTCCAGCCCCGCCAGCGGCCGGGCCACCAGCAGCCGCCGCGTCCAGAACAGCCCCGCCTCGCCCACGCCCAGCGCCAGCACCAGCCCGCCGCCCAGCCAGACCCCGGACGGGTCACGGCGCGCCACCGGCCCGTCCACCATCCACTTGAGCACCAGCGGGATCATCAACGCCAGGCACGACGCGGCGACCGCCGCCACCGTCGACGCCGCCAGCCGCGCCCCCACCGGCCGCACGTACGGCCACAGCCGTAACAGCGACCGCACCGTCGACCGCCGTGCCCCGGGCCCTGTGCCGTCGTCCCTCAGTGTCCCGTCCACGGCCCGAGACTAGAGGTGATCACTGACACCTTCATCCGGTTTTGCGGGCCGCCCACGGGGGGGCCGCGGCCCCGCCCGTCAGGCCGGACCGGTGGCCTTCAGCAGCAGCACGGTGCGCCCGGGGACCTCGATCCGGGTGCCGGAGGCGTGGTGGACCCCGGGGGCCTCGCCGTCCGGACGGGAGGTGTCGGCCAGCACCTCGTAGCCGTCGGCCCAGGGGGCGCCGGGCAGGGTGAAGAGCACCGGGTCGGGGCCGGAGTGGAGGACGACCAGGAAACCGGCGTCGGTCAGCGGGTGTCCGGTGGCGTCCCGGTCCGGTATCTCACCGCCGCGCAGGAACATGCCCAGCGTCGCCGAGCCGGCGAACCAGTCGCCCTCCGTCATCTCCCGGCCCAGCGGGGTGAACCAGGTCAGGTCGCGCACCCCGCCCGGGCCGTCCGGGCGGCCGGAGAAGAACCGTTGCCGACGCAGCCCCGGGTGGGCCCGGCGCAGCGCGATCAGCCGCGCGGCGAGCGTGCGCAGGCCCCGCAGCGCCGGGTCCTCCAGCAGCGACCAGTCCACCCAGGAGGTCTCGTTGTCCTGGCAGTAGGCGTTGTTGTTGCCGCCCTGGGTGCGGCCGAGTTCGTCGCCGGCCACCAGCATCGGCACCCCGGCCGACAGCAGCAGGGTGGCCAGCAGGTTGCGGATCTGCCGCAGCCGCAGCGCGGTGACCTCCGGTGGCGCCGGGTCGCCCTCGGTGCCGCAGTTCCACGAGCGGTTGTCGTCGGTGCCGTCGCGGTTCTCCTCGCCGTTGGCCTCGTTGTGCTTGTGGTCGTAGGAGACCAGGTCGCGCAGGGTGAAACCGTCGTGCGCGGTGACGAAGTTGACCGAGGCGTACGGTGCCCGGCCGCCCCAGGCGTACAGGTCGCTCGACCCCGACAACCGGTAGCCCAGATCGGCCAGATCGGGGCTGGCCCCCCGCCAGAAGTCCCGGACGGCGTTACGGAAGCGGTCGTTCCACTCCGACCAGCCGGGCGGGAAGCCGCCCACGTGGTAACCGCCGATGCCCACGTCCCACGGCTCGGCGATCAGCTTCACCCGGCGCAGCACCGGGTCCTGGGCGAGCGTGGTGAGGAACGGCACCAGCATGTCCACGTCCCACGCGCCCCGGGCCAGTGCCGAGGCCAGGTCGAAGCGGAAGCCGTCCACCCCCAGCTCGGTCACCCAGTAGCGCAGCGAGTCGGTGATCAGCCGCAGCGCCTGCGGCCGCACGGCGTGCAGGGTGTTGCCGCAGCCGGTGCAGTCGGCGTAACGCCGGGCGTCGGCCTGGAGCCGGTAGTAGCGGCCGTTGTCGATGCCGCGCAGGCTCAAGGTGGGCCCCAGCTCGTTGCCCTCGGCGGTGTGGTTGTAGACCACGTCCAGGATCACCTCGATCCCGGCCGAGTGCAGGGTGCGCACCATGTCGCGGAACTCGCGGACCTGCTGGCCGCGGGTGCCCCGGGAGGCGTAGCCGCCGTGCGGCGCGAAGTAGCCGATGCTGTTGTAGCCCCAGTAGTTGACCAGCCCGCGGCGCAACAGGTGCTCCTCGTGGGCGAACTGGTGCACCGGCAGCAGCTCCACCGCGGTCACCCCGAGGCCGGTGAGGTACTCGACGGCGGCCGGGTGGGCCAGCCCGGCGTAGGTGCCGCGCAGTTCCGGCGGGATGCCCGGGTGGCGCTTGGTGAAGCCGCGCACGTGCAGCTCGTACAGGACCGTCCCGGCCCACGGCGTCCCCGGCCGGCGCCCGTCGTACGGGCCGGGGGAGGCCACCACCACGCCCTTGGGCACGAACGGCGCCGAGTCGCGGTTGTCGCGCACGGTGTCGGCCACCGGCAGATCGGGCCAGTCCCGTACGTGGCCGTAGACCTCCGGCGGCAGCGGTCCGGGGGCGCCGTCCGGGCCGGGCGGGCCGGTGAACTCGCCGTCCACCGCCCGCGCGTACGGGTCGAGCAGCAGCTTGGCCGGGTTCCAGCGGGCCCCCGTCCACGGGTCCCAGCGGCCGTGCACCCGGTAGCCGTACCGCTGCCCGGGGCCGACGCCGGGCAGGAAGCCGTGCCAGACCTCGTGGACGGAGTCGGTCAGCGGGGCCCGCGTCTCGGTGCCGTCGTCGTCGAAGAGGCACAGCTCGACCGCCTCGGCGCCGCCGGCCCACAGCGCGAAGTAGGTGCCCCGGGTGCCGTCCGGGGCGGTCCCGGGGTGGGCGCCGAGCGGATCGGGGCGCCCGGGCCACACCGCGCGCGGCGGCCGGACGGAGGCGCCGGCCGGGCCGGGACCGGTGGCGGTGGCCGTGGCGGCGCCCCCGCCGTCCGGCGACCGGTGGCCGTTCCCGTCGCCGTCCGGGCTGACCTGCGACTGCTGCTGCTCGGGTGCGCTCGACACGTGGCGGCCTCCCACGGCTCGTCGGATGCGGCGCGCGGTGTCCCGTACCGCGCCCCGGTCCCCTCTCCTGCCTGATGTCTTCCCCTTCCACCCCCCAAGTTACGGCGTTTCCCCAGGGCAGCCGCCGTCGTTGAGCTGTCGTGACGACAGCAGTTGCGCAACGGGTACGGCGGGGACGTCTCGCCGTGGCGGTGACGGCGGCGGCGCTCGTGCTCGCCGCGTGCGGCGTGGGCGGCGCCACGGGTACGGACGGTGGCGGGGCCGGCGCGGACGGGCTGGACGGCGCCGGCGGCGGGCCGGGCGCCACGGTCCCCAAGGTGTCCCGCGCGGTGATCCGTATCACCCCGCAGGACGGCACCGCCGCGGTGCCGGCCACCGGGCCGCTGGTGGTCACCGCCGACCGCGGCCGGCTCACCCAGGTGCGGGTGGCCGACGCCGCCGGCGCCCCGGTGCCCGGCCGGATCAGCGAGGACGGCCACGCCTGGCGGCCGGCCGGCGCACTGGCCCTCCAGACCCGTTACACGGTCGACGCCCTCGCCCAGGACTCCGACGGCCGCCGGGCCGCCAAGCACGCCGTCTTCACCACCGTCGTCCCGCAGCACCGCTTCATCGGCTTCTACAGCCCCGAGGCCGGGCAGACGGTCGGCACCGGGATGATCGTCTCGGTGGTCTTCAACCGGCCGATCGCCGACCGGGTGGCGGTTGAACGGGCGATCACCGTCACCGCCGCCCCGGCCGTCCCGGTGGCCGGCCACTGGTTCGGCGACCGCCGGCTCGACTTCCGCCCCCAGCACTTCTGGGCCCCCGGCACCCGGGTCACCGTCCGGTTGCGGCTGCGCGACGTGCCCGCCGCCCACGGCGTCTACGGCAGCCAGGACAAGGACGTCACCTTCACCGTCGGCCGGTCGCAGACCAGCGTGGTCGACGCCGCCCGCCACACCATGGCGGTCCGCCGCGACGGGCGGGTGGTGCGTACCCTGCCGGTCAGCGCCGGCAGCCCGCAGCACGCCACCTACGGCGGCTGGATGGTGATCACCGAGAAGCTGCCGGTGACCCGGATGAACGGGGACACCGTCGGCTACGGCGGCGAGTACAACATCCCCGACGTCCCGCACGCCATGCGGCTGACCCGCTCCGGCACCTTCGTGCACGGCAACTACTGGGCGCCGCCCGGGGTCTTCGGCACCGCCAACACCAGCCACGGCTGCATCGGGCTGCGGGACGTCAAGGGCGGCGGGGGCACCACCCCGGCCGGCTGGTTCTTCGACTCCTCGCTCGTCGGCGACGTGGTCGAGGTGGTCGGCTCGCACGACGCCACCGTCGCCGCCGACAACGGCCTGGGCGGCTGGAACCTGACGTGGGCCCAGTGGCTCGCCGGCTCCGCGCTGCGCCACCCGCGGTGACCCGGCCGGGGTGACCCGGCTTCATCTCCCCTTCCGCCCCGCCCGGCCCTCTGGGACGCAACGGTGACAATTCCGTGGCCCGGTGGCCACGGCGATGTGGTTATCTAACATGCGTGCGCTCGGTCCCAGGGGGGATCGACGGCGGGATCGACCGGGAAGCATCGACAGGCGGACGGTCGGGCGCGAGGGGAGAGAGACGAAGTGCTGGAAGGCAAGCCGCGGGTGCGGCGGGCGATACCGGGTCGGACCGCCGCGGGGCGAGGGATGCTCACCGCGGTGCTCGGGGCCGTGGTGCTGATGGCCACCGCGTGCGGCCCGGGCGGGGCGTCCGGCAAGGCCGGCGCCTCCGGCGGCGACAAGCAGGCGTCCCAGGCCGTGGTCAACGTGGCGCCCAAGGACGGCGCCACCGACGTGGCCACCACCGGCGGCCTCAAGGTCACCGCGGCCCAGGGCAAGTTGACCCAGGTGCAGGTGAAGGACGCCAAGGGCGCCGCCGTACCGGGCAAGATCTCCGCCGACGGCACCAGCTGGGTGCCGGACGGCAACCTGAGCACCTCCACCAAGTACACGGTGGACGCGCTCGCCAAGGACGACAAGGGCCGCGAGTCCGCCAAGCACGCCAGCTTCACCACCGTGGTCCCCAAGGACACCTTCATCGGCTTCTTCACCCCCGAGGACAACAGCACGGTGGGCGTGGGCACCGAGGTCTCGCTCAACTTCAACCGGCCCATCAGCGACACCAAGGCCGTGCAGAACGCGGTGAAGGTGACGGCCTCCCCGGCGGTCCCGGTGGTCGGCCACTGGTTCGGCAACCAGCGCCTCGACTTCCGCCCCGAGCACTACTGGGCGGCGGGCACCAAGGTCACCCTGAGCCTCAAGCTCAGCGGCGTCCAGGGTGCCCCGGGCGTCTACGGGTCGCAGGACAAGGAGGTCCACTTCACCATCGGGCGCAACCAGATCTCCTACGTGGACGCCTCCACCCACGAGATGCAGGTCACCCAGGACGGGAAGACCATCAAGACCATCCCGATCTCGGCCGGCGCCCCCGGCAAGACCACCTACAACGGCGCCATGGTGATCAGTGAGAAGGACCCGATCACCCGGATGAACGGCCAGACGGTCGGCTACGGCGGCGAGTACGACATCAAGGACGTGCCGCACGCCATGCGGCTGACCAGCTCCGGCACCTTCATCCACGGCAACTACTGGGGCGACCCGTCGGTCTTCGGCAACGAGAACACCAGCCACGGCTGCGTGGGCCTGCACGACATCCGCGGCGGCGGCGACAACGGCTCCCCGGCGGCCTGGTTCTACGACCACTCGCTCATCGGCGACGTGGTGGTCGTCAAGAACTCCCAGGACCACACCGTGCCGCCCGACAACGGCTTCAACGGCTGGAACATGTCCTGGTCGGAGTGGACCTCCGGGCAGTGACGCCCCGCACGGCACACCGCTGAACCCCCGCGGCCCGCCCCTGTCTTCGGTACCGAAGGCGCACGGGGCGGGCCGCGCGCGGTTCACGAGCGCTAACGTCCTCCCATGACTGTTCACCTTGAGGCCGCCGACGGCGTCGGCGTCATCCGCCTGGACCGTCCGCCGATGAACGCGCTGGACGTCGCCACCCAGGACCAGCTCCACCAGGCCGCCACTGAGGCCGCCCGCCGCGACGACATCCGCGCCGTCGTCGTGCGCGGCAGCGAGAAGGTGTTCGCGGCCGGCGCGGACATCAAGGAAATGCGGGTCATGGGGTACGAGGACATGGCCCGCCGGGCGGGCGCCCTGCAGGACGCCTTCAGCGCGGTG belongs to Streptantibioticus cattleyicolor NRRL 8057 = DSM 46488 and includes:
- the glgX gene encoding glycogen debranching protein GlgX — protein: MSSAPEQQQSQVSPDGDGNGHRSPDGGGAATATATGPGPAGASVRPPRAVWPGRPDPLGAHPGTAPDGTRGTYFALWAGGAEAVELCLFDDDGTETRAPLTDSVHEVWHGFLPGVGPGQRYGYRVHGRWDPWTGARWNPAKLLLDPYARAVDGEFTGPPGPDGAPGPLPPEVYGHVRDWPDLPVADTVRDNRDSAPFVPKGVVVASPGPYDGRRPGTPWAGTVLYELHVRGFTKRHPGIPPELRGTYAGLAHPAAVEYLTGLGVTAVELLPVHQFAHEEHLLRRGLVNYWGYNSIGYFAPHGGYASRGTRGQQVREFRDMVRTLHSAGIEVILDVVYNHTAEGNELGPTLSLRGIDNGRYYRLQADARRYADCTGCGNTLHAVRPQALRLITDSLRYWVTELGVDGFRFDLASALARGAWDVDMLVPFLTTLAQDPVLRRVKLIAEPWDVGIGGYHVGGFPPGWSEWNDRFRNAVRDFWRGASPDLADLGYRLSGSSDLYAWGGRAPYASVNFVTAHDGFTLRDLVSYDHKHNEANGEENRDGTDDNRSWNCGTEGDPAPPEVTALRLRQIRNLLATLLLSAGVPMLVAGDELGRTQGGNNNAYCQDNETSWVDWSLLEDPALRGLRTLAARLIALRRAHPGLRRQRFFSGRPDGPGGVRDLTWFTPLGREMTEGDWFAGSATLGMFLRGGEIPDRDATGHPLTDAGFLVVLHSGPDPVLFTLPGAPWADGYEVLADTSRPDGEAPGVHHASGTRIEVPGRTVLLLKATGPA
- a CDS encoding ABC transporter ATP-binding protein, which encodes MRSLLRLWPYVRPVGARLAASTVAAVAASCLALMIPLVLKWMVDGPVARRDPSGVWLGGGLVLALGVGEAGLFWTRRLLVARPLAGLEARMRADLYHRLQRLPVAFHDRWGSGQLLSRATNDLQLVRQFLTFPLVFLAVNGTTIVVGFGVLLAQRWSLGLVLLAPVVPLVVLCSYFESRYALATRQAQDQIGDLTTLVEESVLGIRIVKAFGRHRSQARAFRRQARELRGTELRKARLLADLWALVTALPDAALGAALVFGVYQVADGRLSAGTLVAFLSTGLALRWPVESLGWLLSVSNEAATAADRFFEVLDAPVPPAVTAAPAPSAAPATDRGIRFAGVRFRYPDAPAGTPDLLTGVDLHVAGGETMALVGTTGSGKTTLTSLIPRLYEATGGRITLDGVDVAALDPAELRSLVATAFEEPTLFSASVRENVLMGAADADEEDLLRALRIAQCDFVHALPRGVQTQVGEQGLSLSGGQRQRLALARAVVGRPRFLVLDDPLSALDVHTESLVEAALREVLATTTALVVAHRPSTVLLADRVALLDGGRITAVGTHRELLDREERYRWLMSGDAPATAGGPTPRRPTAERSVGR
- a CDS encoding L,D-transpeptidase, which translates into the protein MAVTAAALVLAACGVGGATGTDGGGAGADGLDGAGGGPGATVPKVSRAVIRITPQDGTAAVPATGPLVVTADRGRLTQVRVADAAGAPVPGRISEDGHAWRPAGALALQTRYTVDALAQDSDGRRAAKHAVFTTVVPQHRFIGFYSPEAGQTVGTGMIVSVVFNRPIADRVAVERAITVTAAPAVPVAGHWFGDRRLDFRPQHFWAPGTRVTVRLRLRDVPAAHGVYGSQDKDVTFTVGRSQTSVVDAARHTMAVRRDGRVVRTLPVSAGSPQHATYGGWMVITEKLPVTRMNGDTVGYGGEYNIPDVPHAMRLTRSGTFVHGNYWAPPGVFGTANTSHGCIGLRDVKGGGGTTPAGWFFDSSLVGDVVEVVGSHDATVAADNGLGGWNLTWAQWLAGSALRHPR
- a CDS encoding L,D-transpeptidase translates to MLTAVLGAVVLMATACGPGGASGKAGASGGDKQASQAVVNVAPKDGATDVATTGGLKVTAAQGKLTQVQVKDAKGAAVPGKISADGTSWVPDGNLSTSTKYTVDALAKDDKGRESAKHASFTTVVPKDTFIGFFTPEDNSTVGVGTEVSLNFNRPISDTKAVQNAVKVTASPAVPVVGHWFGNQRLDFRPEHYWAAGTKVTLSLKLSGVQGAPGVYGSQDKEVHFTIGRNQISYVDASTHEMQVTQDGKTIKTIPISAGAPGKTTYNGAMVISEKDPITRMNGQTVGYGGEYDIKDVPHAMRLTSSGTFIHGNYWGDPSVFGNENTSHGCVGLHDIRGGGDNGSPAAWFYDHSLIGDVVVVKNSQDHTVPPDNGFNGWNMSWSEWTSGQ